Genomic DNA from Eleutherodactylus coqui strain aEleCoq1 chromosome 8, aEleCoq1.hap1, whole genome shotgun sequence:
CTAGACTACTGAAAGAAACGCCCCACAATGACGGCCCTGATCAGTAGTTCCCTCTCTGGTCCGCTCACTGTCTATATAGAGTAGGGCTCTGCGCTGAGCAGCTATCGCTTTCTGCTTGTAACGTAGAAGATGTCTGGTCGCGGTAAAGGAGGGAAAGGCCTTGGGAAGGGCGGCGCCAAGCGGCACAGGAAGGTGCTCCGCGATAATATCCAGGGcatcaccaagcctgccatccgccgtctagctcgcaggggaggcgtcaagcgtatctccggcctcatctatgaagagactcgcggcgtcctgaaagtcttcctggagaacgtgatccgcgacgccgtcacctacaccgagcacgccaagcgcaagaccgtcaccgctatggacgtggtgtacgcgctcaagcgccagggccgcactctctacggcttcggaggttaataattctgctctttctccataacacaaagactcttctcagagccgcccacctcttccaaggaaaggctgtaatCCAACTCCTTGTGGGGTCGTCAGCAGCGGTGATAGTCTAGGCACTCTGACATGATACAGCGGGGGTGTAGCAGCCTCCCCGTCAGGGTGCCCTTCAGGCTGCGGTCACGGCACGCTTTTAAACCCCTTAACCGATTTAGGGCAGGCAGGTTATGTCTATAATACGCGAGGAGCTGGGCCTGAATTAATGAGTGCGGTGAAGGGTTAACAGACCTGCCGTTGGAGGTCGGGTGGTTTTAGTGCCGCCTATGGGCGGGGCTATAGTCAGATTCTTCCCGCTCATTGGCTGATCACCGGAGATTTTGAACTTCCCGCTCAGTTGATCGCGTCTCCCGCTCTTCCTGTCCTCCACCCATCCATGTAACACGTGTAATCAGTGACCCGGCCGTCTGATAGAGAGGCGCTCGGGGCTGGAGGTAAAGAACCCTCAGATACACCCCCTAATCCCAGCCCTACGACGGGCGGTGGAATCCTCTACCTGCTCCACCCGTAACGCAAGAGGACGTCTAATCCCTGTAGGTTTACTATAATCCAAAACCAGCCTGAGCCGTGCagggctctgggaaagctgggtgatatagCTCCACCTCCATAAAAAGGGCATGGCTGTGGAGTGACATGATGAGCGCACTTCTAAGGGGGCGACCGTGCAGAGCTCTGAGAGGGCTGGATGATGCGGCTGCAACACTTTGTAAGCATACGGCCCACGCAGGaccctgagaaagctgggtgttcTATCCGAAACACAACACAAGCGTTCCGATTCTTGTATATACGTGACCAAACAGAGGACTCTGTTAACCCGTTATCGCAAGGACTGGTGAGCGAGTCCTACAGCCGCCCGTCCTCTGGACATGAGGTCACCTAGAGCAGGACGATTGTCCGCTTCTGCCGGTGACAGGGATGGCCACATTGGCATCCGCCCCAATCTCTGCCTCCTTGTGGAAAGTCCTGTACATTTATACAGTTTCCCGGTGCAGCCGGCGTACCGGCCACCGAGTATCACAGCATAGAAGCGGCGCAGCTCTGTTGTAAGGAGCATGTgggtggctcttagaagagcctttggtTCTATGGAGGATCAGCGCGATCACTTGCTCTTGCTCGTCTTGCTGCTCTCGGTCTTCTTGGGCAGCAGCACGGCTTGGATGTTGGGCAGGACGCCTCCCTGGGCGATGGTCACCCCACCGAGCAGCTTGTTCAGCTCCTCGTCGTTGCGCACAGCCAGCTGAAGGTGACGGGGGATGATACGGGTCTTCTTGTTGTCCCGGGCGGCATTGCCAGCCAATTCCAGGATCTCAGCGGTCAGATACTCTAGCACTGCTGCCAGATAGACCGGAGCGCCGGCGCCCACCCTCTCAGCGTAGTTGCCCTTGCGGAGAAGCCTGTGTACACGGCCGACAGGGAACTGCAGTCCTGCCCGGGATGAGCGAGTCTTGGCCTTAGCACGGACTTTGCCTCCTTGTTTGCCGCGTCCAGACATCATCTAGCACAGGAAAGCAGAATTAGGAGAAAACAACTTGAAAGTTGTGATAacgagaaggcgcagttctgttgATTTTTATAACCTGCTGCTCCGCCCTCCTCTCTTCTAATTGGGTAGATTTCAATCCACGCAATAGAGGCCAGACTTGAGTAAGAACCAATGAGCTGCACTGGGCGTGGCTAAAGACGCTCACAGAGGCCACATGTCGCTCCAGTAGAACAGCAAGCAGACGGCGGTACTCATTTGCATGGCCTCGCTATAAATACCGCAGCGCTGGGAGGTGCAGGaacactgttctctctagtgagGAAAGTATCTCTACGTTATCATGCCTGATCCCGCCAAGTCTGCTCCAGCACCCAAGAAGGGCTCCAAGAAAGCCGTGACCAAGACTCAGAAGAAGGACGGCAAGAAGCGTAGGAAGACCAGGAAGGAGAGCTATGCCATCTACGTGTACAAGGTGCTGAAGCAGGTCCACCCTGACACCGGCATCTCCTCCAAGGCCATGGGCATCATGAACTCCTTCGTCAACGACATCTTCGAGCGCATCGCAGGGGAAGCCTCCCGCCTGGCTCACTACAACAAGCGCTCCACCATCACCTCCCGGGAGATCCAGACCGCCGTGCGCCTGCTGCTGCCCGGAGAGCTGGCCAAGCACGCCGTGTCCGAGGGCACCAAGGCCGTCACCAAGTACACCAGCGCCAAGTAATCTGTCTAGTGGTCCGCCGTGCACGATCAccccaaaggctcttctaagagccacccACCCCGTCTACAGCAGAGCTGTCACCTCCTAGTCGGTGTGTAGGTTATTGTAATATGTTGCTGTAGAGTGAATGATAACCAGATTGTGCGCTAGTTCTCTCTTGTGTCTCTTCTGCATCGTGCAGTATAAATGGCATTATTGGGGGAGGCAGCAGCGGAACACAGATGATCATCTCAGACTCCACCGCCTGCTGCGGTTTGGGGCTCCGTTTTCTTCCCCGTGTCCACAAGCGCTCGGGAGGGGGCTCTGTCCTATTGCCTTCCAGCAATAGCAATCATGTCTCCTGCTGGCAGTAGGTGGGGATAGACCGCCGTTATGTCGGCGCGGCTGCCGGGTGTTGATGCATTGCTCCCGGTGTGAGGACAAAGCGGCCGCAGCATTGTTATGGACGATGCCCTGACGGACTGCTCAGAACCCGTGGTTTATATCGCCAGTAATGCAGCTGGGATGAATTAGAAGAAAGCTGCGGATGGTAAAGAGCAACTAGGAGGATCACCGACGGGGAGAAATCCTGACAAGGTGCAGTTCCAGCACATTTTAGGGAATCTCTAGAAACCCAGCGCGGGAGTTCGCGATATTAACCGAGTGTGATCGGTGGAGTGTACAGCGCCGGCCGCATGCTTCCCCCGATATGTACCTGTCCCGGCAGCTCGCTGATAACCCCAACTGTTCTCTCAGAAATGGTTAATACGTGACAGCCGGGCCGGGGAGCTGATAGTGAGCGGACCTGGAGCTTGTGTCCTGGGAATAGGCAGATCTCTAAACCATCCGGGGGACCCGCGGGCAGAAGAGCCGTCACTCTAGAGCACCCGCGGACGCCTCCATACTGGTGGGCACTGTGCGGCGCTCTACCTAGATTTAGTGGCGCCGCACCGGACAATAAAGCCATCAGATAATCGGCGACTGTTGCTGCTCGCGGTACTCTGAGCACAGTGTATCCCCTGCTGATCAGATACCGGCAGCCCTGATCGCCGCTCTATCAGATGCCCCGTCAGTGATTACACGGGTTACATGGAGTGTGTGTGACCGAAGCAGTGGGGTGCACAAGGGGTCGGAGGCAGACGACAAAGTTGTCCAAGGATGacatgctgggggctgtagtgcaTTGTAGTGGGTACAAGGGGGTAGCGGAGGCAACCCGGGATGCCTGACAATGAGAGGCTTGAAGCGCCAGGGAGGGGGAGCATGACGAGAAGAGCCTCACACTCCCCAGCTCCGCATGTAGAGGTGTCCAGGCGCCTCTTGACTCCTTTTACTCCAGCGGCCACAAAGGGAACGATAGCGGTGCAGGGACCAGAGTAGCAGCAGCAGTGGGAATGGGAGCAAAGATAGCCTGGCGGGGACCAGAGTGACAGCGGCCATCCCCTCACATAGAGGCGCAGACCGTATCTCTCAGAGATCTGCAGGGCCACCCTCTTGCCTAGGTTAATTTAGTGCTGCGGCTATATCATTCAGCTCTCCCAGAGTCCTGcaacacgatgtcagtgcagtattCTGGGAGAGCTGGGTGCTATGACCGCAACTCTATATAAAATAATGGCTCCGCGGGTCCTTGGGAGATCTTGGTGCAATTGCAGCACTTCTATATGAGAGGACGGCCGTGCAGGACGCCTCCAATATGGTAGCACTACACGGATTAGCGGGCAGGCCGTATGCTTTAGTGCAAGGAGGACATACAATCAGTGCGCCGCAGCCTGCTTCCTCCTCTCTATCGGTAGAGCCGACTAGAGCCTGAAGTACGCGCGGGCCAGGAAGCTCTTCCTTCCTTTTTGTATTGCTTTCTTTCTCCTTGGTACAATGAGATAATATCCACATATAAAATACATCCTCAACACTAATCCCTTCCCTCCCGGCGGACTACAGGAACCGATAGATGCCTCTCACTGACAACTTCATCGCTTTGTCTCTTTCTACAATATGGAAATATGAGAAAATGGCATAAATTACCCGAGGTACTGACTaggtcactgaaggggttaacagaccaCCTCCTGCTGACGACACATTATTGCGGACAGGCTGGCTGTGAACCCAAATGGGAAGGGAATCGGAAGAATGACAGCGGaggacaggatgcagctcgttTGAGGAGGATTTGGTggctctgaaaagagcctttgtgttcTATGCGGTGCCCAGAGCAGATCTAAGCCCTCTCTCCGCGAATCCTGCGGGCCAGCTGGATGTCTTTGGGCATAATGGTGACCCGCTTGGCGTGGATGGCGCACAGATTGGTGTCCTCGAACAGTCCTACCAGGTAAGCCTCGCTGGCCTCCTGCAGGGCCATGACCGCTGAGCTCTGGAAGCGCAGGTCAGTCTTGAAGTCCTGGGCGATCTCTCTCACCAGGCGCTGGAAGGGAAGCTTACGGATCAGCAGCTCGGTGGACTTCTGGTAGCGacggatttcacggagagccactGTACCTGGACGGTAGCGGTGAGGCTTCTTCACTCCGCCGGTGGCAGGAGCGCTCTTCCTGGCGGCCTTCGTAGCCAGCTGCTTGCGGGGAGCTTTCCCTCCGGTGGATTTACGAGCGGTCTGCTTGGTTCTGGCCATAGCGCTGCTGTAGAGATGCACACAGATGTGATATGATGGGAGCCGTAGAAAGAGCAGAGCCTTTATACCCTACTTGCTCTTCCCTATTGGCTCTTAGAAACAACGCCCCCTACATCTCATTGGCTTTTTCGAACAAACCACTAGCCCGCCAAAACGCTTGATGCCCGCGACCAATCAGCGTTCGGCAGAGGCTAGCCCCACCTCACCCTATCAGGCCACTGCATGATACGTACGGGTGTCTGTGAAATCATGTTCTCAGCTGCTTCCCTGCATTGATATGTCCGCAGAAACACGCACTCCACGCTGCACGGCAGTCTCCCCCATTAGAAGCTGCGCTGCTTTTATGGGAAATGCATTAGGTCGGCGAGTCCCCTCCCTCTTCACACTCAGCCCGGCATCCATACACGCGTTGTATAGGTCACAGTGCCCAACAGTAACGGGGATGATGCGGCGACAATGTCTCGTATTACTCCCCCTCTACAGcctccccctcgctccctagACTCCCAACTGATATGAAGTCCCCTGTAGCCGCTATGGGGGCGCTGCTATCTAGAACAGCATTCGAGGCAGCGATAATACAGCTCTGCGGTGAGAAGGTGGCggctctgaaaagagcctttgtgggGTAAATGCATGGGCGGCTTCAGCTTATTTCTTAGCCGCACTCCTCTTGGCTTTAACAGCCTTCTTAGCCGGACTCTTGGCAGCTTTGGGTTTGGCCACCTTCTTAGCCGGACTCTTCGTCACCTTCTTGGGCTTTGGGGCGGCCTTCGGCTTTGAGGCTTTCTTCGGGCTCTTGGCCACTTTCTTGGCGGCGGCCGCTGCaggtttctttgcttttttcggGCTTTTGGCCGGAGCCTTCTTGGGCTTCTTAGGAGATTTCGCCGCTTTCTTGGCTCCAGCGGGCTTCTTGGGCTTGGCCGCAGACGCTGGCTTCTTTTTGGCCGGCTTGTCCTTAGTCTCCTGCTTCTTGTTCAGCTTGAAGGAGCCGGAGGCGCCGCTGCCTTTCACCTGGAGCAGGCTGCCCTTGGTGACCAGAGACTTGACGGCCAGCTTCAGGCGGCTGTTATTCTTCTCTACATCGTACCCTCCGGCAGCCAGAGCCTTCTTCAGGGCGGCTAGAGACACGCCGCTGCGCTCTTTAGAGGCGGACACGGCTCTGACGATCAGCTCCGACACGCCGGGACCGGAGGACTTCTTGCTTTTCTTGGCGCCCCCTGCGGCGGATTTCTTCGGCTGCTTCTTGGATTTGGCAGCCGGCTCGGCGGCAGGAGGAGGAGcggcggctggcgcggtttctgcCATTGTGTGCTGCGGTAATCAAATACTAAAACTCTCCTGGAAGAGAAACTCTGAGAGCGGCGCTGGTGGCGCCTCTTATATGTACAGCGGCCGCGCTCTGATTGGCTCGTGAGCAGGCCCGTCctgagctgctattggctgacacTGAGCACAGCTACTGCCTTATCCCATCcgggcctcctctccgctccgttCTCCTCTTGTGCTTCCCTGCCCGGGATAAGAGTCCGTTACCGGTCAGAACCGGACAGGAGAGCTCGCTTTCAACGTGACTCCTCACTCTCTGACATCCCATGCAACCGTTTATAGCCGCCGCTGGCGGAGGttccggggaggagcggagaggaggccacGAGATCTTCGCCATAGTTCTCCCGATCTGCACATCACCGCCTATCTGCGGAGATAAAACCGCTGCGGGAGCGCCTTCCCTCTATTCCTGGCCCTTGTCACCATCCCCGGGATCTACTCCACAATCTCCATCGCGCAGAAGCTGATTGCACAATGTGAGGACGACCTGGAGCTGCCGAGAGCCCAGAGGTGTAGCACAGGCGGCGCCTCCGCTCACTGCCAGCTCCCGGGTGCTGaatgtataatgtatatactgcagACTTCTCTATACTGCGGCGCAATGTAAGATGAGGAAACCCAGTACCCCCCTGTACACTCAGACGATCGGGAATGCCACACGTTATCGTCCCTTTAATACCCCGGACATGATGGGTGTGGTTGTCCACAAGAAGAAGCGATTCTTCTTCTCTGCAGGTGCATGTCCTCCCGCGGGCTGCTGCCCGTTCTATATCATCCCAGGGATACCATGTGCTGGACGTGACGGCCATTGCATCGGCTCTGTAGTTCCCATCAATCGTTGACGGTGAAGATGGAACTTGGGATTTGGCTGAAGAGCGGTGGCATCTAACAACGCTCTAATCGGGATGTAGATCGCCAAGAAATGACGCCTGAACAAAGCCTTCTACCCGCGGGTCTCCTGCAGCCGGCGATggcctgtcagtcactgatgtccgAGCGGAGCAGTGATACAGCGGGACTCTCAGCGCCAGATCCAGTGCCACAGTCGGTGACATCGTACAGAACCCGCAGGGAGGGTTCTACTGTAGATCCCCGGGGCAGCAGATGTTGTACAGTGTCCGCTGGGATTCCTATGGCAGAGCGTGTTGGCCCAGAAAGCTTTCACAGACCCTGAAGGGCCATCGGTACTGTGAGACCCCCCGCTTCTCCCACAACCCGGTCCCATATACCCCTCCAGATCGCTAATCAGCTCTTCTATTTAGCGCCCAATGAGGCTACCCAGaaagagagcagtgcaggggcggCTAGTGGAGCTCTTGTAGGCAAGCCGCTGCTCCGGCCGAACAGCAGCGCACAGTCATCGGCAGAGCTGGCCACCAGCGGCGCCATGGACAGCGAGAGCGGGGTTCGCCGTGGCAGCGGCGCCAGTGCCATCGGTGTACGGGAGCGGAGGCCAGCGCGTAGGGTGACagcggcgccggctgctgcggccGACGGGGACAGGAGCTGGGATGGGCAAAGCTGTCCAGCGAGCGCCCGGGGGGAAACGAGCGTAGATGTCAATCCGGCGGGAAGATGTGTGAGACAGGACCAGAGATGGGAATCCGCCTGGGAGATATGTGAGCTTGCCAGGGGAATGGGcggtacatgtggggaggtgtgtgtgcggcAGCCGGTCCACCGTCGTGCCCCTCGCCTAGACGTACCATCTAACTCGGGGCTCCCAACCCATGTTTCCACCCTTACATCcgctggagacataatgcaccagggcCGCTCAGCTGTAAGTGAATAGGAGCAACGCAGATGGTACGGCATCAGTACATTTAACCCTTAACCcactagtctccggtcactgtatCTACCTGCAGTCATACATGTAAAGGCAGTAGCCGCAGTACACGGTGCGGCCGGCGGGTCAATAATCTGCTCACAATGAACAACATGGACATACAATGGAGAACAATACAATAAATGAGTTCTGAATGTAATGTTTATGTAAAGGTCGCCGTGTCCGTACAAAGGGTCTAGTGTTCTTGTGTCACATTGTGTGCAAGTAGTAGCGGCAAAGGGCGACCTTTAGGCTGATATCTTGTCACGGAGTGTTGTTCAATCTTTGGCAATCCGGACTGATGCCCCAATAATAGTCGGCTATGATATATGCACCCCGTCTACCCTGATACCCTGCCTCCATGACCTTCACATCTTGGTGGGATCGTCCACCTTGCTCATGGCTGAGGGCACCAAGGTTTTCCGGGAAGTTACCACGATGGCTGAGCAGAAAATGCCCCTCGCTGCTGATGTTGCAGCATTGTGTAGATCCGGACAAActgcggacaaaccctcattagcaaggcacactttagctaagcaccacactacctccaaccaagcacaagcactgcctgcgggacacatcgctgcctcttctcctgggtcacatgctgcccaacccccaccccgcaccaccctgcgtctgcagcgcacacaaaagtgacacattgacgtttgatcttcattccaatcctgtgccacctccgtcaggagctgcaaacgtgggcatgcgttacatagcaatggggaatccatgtgcccacacagtattcattctgtctaggtgtcgcatagctcaatcgacacagcaaggggaaagccatctgcactctgccctctacccaagtcagccagtgtctttgtgccagacaggtcaaacactgcgatgggaactaagtgtgcaccaacagcttgGGTggttcctaggcaacccaagacatgaacaataaataaatcagagcggccaaacatggcagacttggacCGCGCCaacaacataggcctcggccaacagcttcagcaatcgtaggcatgaagcggacttcaatgctagttcatctgcgacgggctcattaaatcagttagctttcctttcaccactccaatgactggattagcaggggaaagttgcacagccccaacctggcgcagttgcagttcccccgggacatagtcctcggccaacagcttcagcaatcataggcaggaagcggactttcactgcacccaggacataggcctctgcacaaaccctcagcaatcgtgcgcctagagcggactcccatgctagcatagctgtgaacgtctcattagcgctgtatcgctcctcttgtttgtcccaatgcagcgccccggatagctgaggtaacgtgagataaaatacaggttggcttcggccaacactgcatgctagtcagtctggccttttttcatagtcacaggcaggtacaaccctgctatgggaagtctgggttgacccacagcatgggtgggtcccaggaagtacacacataaatcccattgcagtgccccagatagctgagctaacgtgcgataaagtacaggtttgcttcggcccacacggcatgccctagtcagtctgggttttttggggggtcagatacgtagaacactgcgatgggaacacttagtgcacccatactatacaaagacccctgtaatattcctgtagcaaaggtataagctgaccccactaacagttatgctgcagaagtccagggagaccctattaacacttctgtagtaatagtatagacggacccctgtaacatttcagtagctgcagtataggcagagcccagtatcagttacatttcagtagtaacagtatcgacagacccctgtaacatttccgtaacagcagtatagtcagagcccagtaacattcccgtaacagcagtataggcagagcccagtattagtaacatttcagtagtaacagtatagacagaccccagtgacatttccgtagcagcagcataggcagagcccagtattagtaacatttcagtagtaacattatagacagaccccagtgacctttccgtagcagcagcataggcagagcctaatattagtaacattttagttgcagaagtatacacagaccccagaaacatttatgtagcaacagtattggcagatccctgtaacatttctgcagctgaagtataggcaggcccctgtaacgttaatgcagttacactcctctcctttggcccaaacaagtttctccgataactgtggtaacactagagaaagcacatgatgtgcattgctgatcccctgaccccaagcgggaggaggtggcattacaaggccaagacaccatgaccaggacccgctatagtctgtgtgggaagcacgttagcggggccagggtcaggctcggttccaagcctccacctttgtgacccaaggtgccctgagttacatagcaacaagaaatccatgtgtcgcaacatagatagctcaacactggaagaggCAGTCTTtgcgttccttggcctagcctatgctgtaagtgcacaaagatggtattacacaggaagaaatcggagtgcccaaccatgggagagttttgccccgccaagcaacttggcctcggacaGCAATTCAGGCCTAGTCAGCCACTGTACTATTTGTGCcacacaggtaaaacaccgcgatgggaagacttagtgcacccatagtatagacagaccgctgtaacattaatgtagcaaagGTATATACACACcctaggaacatttctgtagcagcagtataggcaaacccctgtaacatttgtgtagtggaagtataggcagaccccagtaacatttctgtagcagcagtataggcaaacccctgtaacatttgtgtagtggaagtataggcagaccccagtaacatttttgtagcagcagtataggcagaccccagtaccatttatgtagtggaagtataggcagaccccagtaacatttctctagcagcaatatacgcagaccccagtaccatttctgtagcagcagacccctgtaacatttatgtagcagaagcgtatgcagaccccagtaccatttttgtagcagcagtataggctgtgaggaaggaggagcagcagccagaggattcagagtttcagcagtgggtggcgtagaagactgggtgcctgatacattgctggatgcattttctgccatccacgacaggacctgctcacactgctctgtttgcaataaaggtctaccacgtggacccacaaattgtgatatgaagctggggaccccagaaacttgcctctctccaatcctgcagcagccggctgggatacacctggaccaggaacttggcctgtgcccacatcctcacttggaactccgtaTCCTCGCCCACATCCTCTACCCCTacacctcagcatggtggattacgaatagagcagacaccgaccgctgtaaataattatggaatcatatgcgtacactttcacgcagagagcggaatcgtaacactaactccaggcagaaaaaaatgtaagcaatgcaatagtgatgcaccagaactcccgccaggcacccagtaaaatgcagacgctcagcggtagccctaagtaggagcttattgggttttttttttggtcaaagaatacaggctatatagtgtgtatatcactttccctctatcagtcgctgtggccgtatgttgtgcgtctctaattcactgcagacacagcccggtgtaaatgaTCTTGggattatgtgcgtagactttgtcactgagagcggtctaataaggcaaactccaggcagaaaaaaaatagtcaggaaggccgcaaacaggcctaagtgcaatagtgatggactacaactcccatcagacaacctgtaaaatgcacacggtcacaggtagccgtaagaaggagcttttatttatttatttaaagaaaaaaaaaaaaaaaaaacagttatatagcgtgtatatgacttcccctctatcagggggggctgtcgccgtacgttgtgcgtgaagttgaccgcagacacagagtggtgtaaaaaattggaattattggcgtacagttggaggctgacagcggtattctaACGCCAACTGCagccaggggaaaaaaaaatatatatatatatatatatatatatatatatatatatatatatatatatatatatatatatatatagatatgtgtatatagatatatatatatatatatatatatatatatatatatatatatatatatatatatatatacacacggaaggctgcaaacaggcctagctgtgcaatagtgatgaactacaactcccatccgacaacctgtaaaatgcacacggtcacaggtagccctaaggaccattggggttcttgtacacaggatgctacactaccactctccatatctcagcaacgctgtccctatagtatgtagtacagactgcagcctgagaaccctatagctgtaatggggctgcacgcccgatatacaaaaaaaaaataaaaaataaatgcaaaaccgctaccagcagccacaacagtaatgcagacggtcctatgcagccctaagaaggactgttggggttcttgtacacaggttcctacactaacactttgcctatagcagcagcagcactgcccctgatctctctcagtgtgtgactgtggcgagccgcaagcgaacccactttaaatactcgggggtcacttgatcttgccagccactcactgcaggggggtgggatagggctggaacgtcacaggaggaagttgtaatgccttcc
This window encodes:
- the LOC136577744 gene encoding histone H2A type 1-like, with the protein product MMSGRGKQGGKVRAKAKTRSSRAGLQFPVGRVHRLLRKGNYAERVGAGAPVYLAAVLEYLTAEILELAGNAARDNKKTRIIPRHLQLAVRNDEELNKLLGGVTIAQGGVLPNIQAVLLPKKTESSKTSKSK
- the LOC136577745 gene encoding histone H2B 1.1 — its product is MPDPAKSAPAPKKGSKKAVTKTQKKDGKKRRKTRKESYAIYVYKVLKQVHPDTGISSKAMGIMNSFVNDIFERIAGEASRLAHYNKRSTITSREIQTAVRLLLPGELAKHAVSEGTKAVTKYTSAK
- the LOC136577746 gene encoding histone H3, coding for MARTKQTARKSTGGKAPRKQLATKAARKSAPATGGVKKPHRYRPGTVALREIRRYQKSTELLIRKLPFQRLVREIAQDFKTDLRFQSSAVMALQEASEAYLVGLFEDTNLCAIHAKRVTIMPKDIQLARRIRGERA
- the LOC136577747 gene encoding histone H1B-like: MAETAPAAAPPPAAEPAAKSKKQPKKSAAGGAKKSKKSSGPGVSELIVRAVSASKERSGVSLAALKKALAAGGYDVEKNNSRLKLAVKSLVTKGSLLQVKGSGASGSFKLNKKQETKDKPAKKKPASAAKPKKPAGAKKAAKSPKKPKKAPAKSPKKAKKPAAAAAKKVAKSPKKASKPKAAPKPKKVTKSPAKKVAKPKAAKSPAKKAVKAKRSAAKK